In Ostrinia nubilalis chromosome 10, ilOstNubi1.1, whole genome shotgun sequence, a single genomic region encodes these proteins:
- the LOC135075144 gene encoding serine protease 42-like, whose protein sequence is MSAKIYFVAHLLKVLIFFLCLRISHSGRIRRIVNGMPVLCGEQPRVASIRNSTTGQHLCGTTLVSPEFAITAAHCVLQPVDQYVLRLNNYCVGENETYPEADVVDIIIYDQYDRYSSTHDIAILQIRLELNNVTWLNESVLPASSFGLSSDDCSIYGYGYTNPLTTEVSERLLEGRVETMSLDECIERLGPYVAPAYDSGMMCAVGESGADACQGDSGGPLFCGNSTILQGVSSYGMSCGVSGLPGVYTSIGAHLNWIRTVLNKGTQNQTTE, encoded by the exons ATGTCTGCTAAAATTTACTTCGTGGCTCATTTGCTCAAagtattaattttctttttgtgCTTAAGAATTTCGCACAGCGGAAGGATTAGAAGGATTGTAAACGGAATGCCTGTGTTGTGCG GCGAGCAGCCTCGCGTCGCATCCATTCGGAACTCTACCACCGGTCAGCACCTTTGTGGAACTACCCTCGTATCGCCAGAATTCGCCATAACAGCAGCCCATTGTGTTCTGCAGCCAGTCGACCAATACGTTCTGCGGTTGAACAATTACTGCGTTGGTGAAAACGAGACCTACCCTGAAGCAGACGTAGTAGACATCATTATCTACGATCAGTATGACAG GTACTCGTCGACGCATGATATAGCCATCCTGCAGATACGGCTCGAACTAAACAATGTAACTTGGTTAAACGAGTCTGTGTTGCCAGCGTCGTCATTTGGTTTATCGA gTGATGACTGCTCGATATACGGCTACGGGTACACGAATCCCCTTACGACAGAAGTTTCAGAGAGGCTACTCGAAGGCAGAGTAGAGACGATGTCGCTGGATGAATGCATAGAGCGACTCGGACCGTACGTTGCCCCAGCGTACGACAGCGGTATGATGTGCGCAGTTGGAGAGAGCGGGGCCGACGCGTGTCAG GGTGATTCCGGAGGTCCTCTATTCTGTGGTAACAGTACCATTTTACAAGGCGTAAGTAGCTACGGAATGAGCTGCGGCGTGTCTGGTCTTCCAGGAGTGTACACGAGTATAGGCGCTCATCTGAACTGGATCCGTACTGTTCTGAACAAGGGAACACAGAATCAGACGACAGAATAA
- the LOC135075149 gene encoding cytoplasmic phosphatidylinositol transfer protein 1 translates to MVFTKEYRICMPMTVEEYRIGQLYMIARHSFEQSSNGEGVEVVANEQVTDEINGQGQYTEKRIHLSSHLPYWVQSLIPKIFYVTEKAWNYYPYTITEYTCSFIPKFAISIQTRYEDNNGTTDNCLGLTDEELAQREVDFLDIAYDEIKPHHYKEAEDPKFFKSEKTSRGPLVEGWRDTHQPIMCCYKAVSVKFEVWGLQTKVEEYVQGAIREILLLGHRQAFAWMDDWYNMTIEDVREYERDMQAKTNIKLKSTITEAEKAPENTEEKKSESKPNTPKSPKSPGSTPSGETKSWFSWS, encoded by the exons ATGGTGTTTACCAAAGAATATAGGATTTGTATGCCGATGACAGTGGAGGAG TATCGTATTGGTCAACTCTACATGATAGCTCGGCATAGTTTCGAGCAATCTAGTAATGGCGAAGGTGTGGAAGTGGTCGCCAATGAACAAGTAACCGACGAGATCAATGGGCAGGGCCAATACACTGAGAAAAGAATTCATCTATCCAG CCATCTACCCTATTGGGTCCAATCACTGATtcccaaaatattttatgtgacTGAGAAAGCATGGAACTACTATCCATACACCATCACAG AATATACG tGCTCCTTCATTCCCAAATTTGcgatatcaatacaaacaagaTATGAAGATAACAACGGGACTACTGATAAT TGTCTTGGCTTAACTGATGAAGAACTGGCACAAAGGGAAGTGGATTTCCTGGACATTGCCTATGATGAAATCAAGCCTCACCACTATAAAGAGGCGGAAGATCCAAAGTTCTTCAAGTCAGAGAAGACTTCTCGTGGCCCCTTGGTTGAAGGCTGGAGGGACACACACCAGCCCATCATGTGCTGCTACAAGGCTGTCAGCGTGAAGTTTGAAGTGTGGGGCCTGCAGACTAAAGTAGAAGAATATGTTCAGGGG gCGATCCGAGAAATCTTGCTCCTCGGACATCGTCAAGCCTTTGCTTGGATGGATGACTGGTACAACATGACTATCGAGGATGTAAGGGAATATGAGCGTGACATGCAAGCCAAGACAAACATAAag CTGAAATCTACAATTACTGAAGCAGAAAAGGCCCCTGAGAATACCGAAGAGAAGAAATCGGAATCTAAACCAAATACTCCGAAATCACCTAAAAGCCCTGGCTCCACCCCTTCAGGTGAAACTAAGTCATGGTTCTCATGGTCATAA
- the LOC135075155 gene encoding LOW QUALITY PROTEIN: trafficking protein particle complex subunit 13 (The sequence of the model RefSeq protein was modified relative to this genomic sequence to represent the inferred CDS: deleted 2 bases in 1 codon), translated as MDPKEVVEHLVALKVMRLTKPALISPKIVTCDSKDLPGNILNNYLKEDATSVTQMETLAAGQFLLLPQSFGNIYLGETFSCYVCVHNETNQPVQSVSIKADLQTNSQRIPLSTTKSLTMLDVDETLSDVIHHEVKDLGTHILVCEVTYMSNYNTLASFRKFFKFEVMKPLDVKTKFYNAESDDVYLEAQVQNITSGPITLEQVSLESSQQFSVKSLNEIVSEKEGLSVFGDITLLQPQESCQYLYCLTPKENIAKEIKLLTAAKNIGKFDIVWRSNLGEKGRLQTSQLQRMTTEYGDVRLTYELLPSKATVDEPFDFKCKIVNASERTLNLILKLRSLPDSSMLWCGVSNRKLGPLEPGKSVYVNLTALPINTGLHNITGLSLVDLFLKRTYDYDYLASIYVC; from the exons ATGGATCCTAAAGAAGTGGTTGAACACTTGGTGGCGTTGAAAGTGATGCGACTGACAAAACCAGCATTAATAAGCCCAAAAATTGTTACATGCGATTCTAAAGATTTACCGGGTAATATCCTGAATAATTACTTAAAAGAAGATGCTACATCAGTCACTCAGATGGAAACACTTGCTGCTGGTCAATTTCTCTTACTTCCTCAAAGTTTTGGTAACATCTATTTGGGCGAAACGTTTTCTTGCTACGtttgtgttcataatgaaaCTAATCAGCCTGTACAGAGTGTTTCAATTAAAGCAGATCTCCAGACTAATTCACAGCGAATTCCATTATCTACC ACAAAGTCACTCACAATGCTAGATGTTGATGAAACACTGAGTGATGTGATACATCATGAAGTTAAGGATCTGGGTACTCATATTTTGGTCTGTGAAGTCACCTACATGTCTAACTACAATACATTAGCCTCCTTTAGAAAGTTCTTCAAGTTTGAAGTCATGAAACCACTTGATGTGAAAACTAAATTTTACAATGCTGAGTCGGATGATGTGTATTTGGAAGCTCAAGTACAAAATATTACTTCTGGCCCAATCACACTGGAGCAAGTTTCTTTGGAAAGTTCCCAACAATTCTCTGTGAAGTCCCTGAATGAGATTGTCAGTGAGAAGGAAGGATTATCAGTGTTTGGTGATATCACACTACTTCAACCTCAAGAGAGTTGCCAATATCTGTATTGCTTAACCCCGAAAGAAAATATAGCAAAGGAAATTAAGCTGTTAACAGCTGCCAAGAACATTGGAAAGTTTGATATTGTATGGAGATCGAATTTAGGAGAGAAGGGCAGACTGCAAACCAGTCAGTTGCAAAGAATGACCACTGAGTACGGAGATGTGAGATTAACCTATGAGTTGCTGCCAAGTAAAGCTACAGTTGATGAGCCATTTGACTTCAAATGCAAAATAGTTAATGCCAGTGAAAGaactttgaatttaattttgaaactcAGATCTCTCCCAGACTCCAGTATGTTGTGGTGTGGAGTTTCCAATAGGAAATTGGGTCCCCTGGAACCTGGTAAATCTGTTTACGTAAATCTGACAGCATTACCTATTAACACTGGTCTCCATAATATTACTGGATTATCTTTAGTTGATCTATTTTTAAAGAGAACTTATGATTATGACTATTTAGCttctatttatgtatgttaa